Proteins encoded together in one Variovorax paradoxus window:
- a CDS encoding ABC transporter permease, which translates to MRLERRHETSRAALVLAPVGAVLFTMLVSALLVLWAGAPVGRTYALLLQGGFGSVFAWSETLTRAIPLILTGLAATVAFKARLFNIGAEGQLFAGALAAVVVGGMHGGTGFELQPWLLFPLMMLAAAVAGALLLLGPALMKNKLGVDEVVTTLLINFIVLLGVSALLDGPMKDPTAMGWPQSVSLQPDLELGKLIEQARVHTGLLWAAALAVIVWAIFKYTVLGFDIRAVGANARAAEFAGVPVTRTVVMVALLSGALAGLAGAIEVAGRTSYVTLDMSPGYGYTGIVIAMLAGLHPLGVIAAGVFVAGVLVGADTMSRAVGVPTYIADVIVAASLIAVLVAMLLTQYRVRLK; encoded by the coding sequence ATGCGGCTCGAAAGACGCCACGAAACATCACGTGCCGCACTGGTGTTGGCGCCCGTCGGCGCGGTGCTGTTCACCATGCTGGTGAGCGCGCTGCTCGTGCTTTGGGCCGGCGCACCAGTCGGCCGCACCTACGCGCTGCTGCTGCAAGGCGGCTTCGGCTCTGTGTTCGCCTGGAGCGAGACGCTCACGCGCGCGATCCCGCTCATTCTTACCGGCCTCGCCGCGACGGTCGCGTTCAAGGCGCGGCTTTTCAACATCGGCGCCGAGGGCCAACTGTTCGCCGGCGCTCTTGCCGCCGTGGTCGTGGGCGGTATGCACGGCGGCACGGGTTTCGAGCTTCAGCCGTGGCTGCTGTTTCCGCTGATGATGCTGGCCGCCGCCGTGGCCGGCGCCCTGCTGCTGCTCGGCCCGGCGCTGATGAAGAACAAGCTCGGCGTCGACGAGGTAGTGACCACGCTGCTGATCAACTTCATCGTGCTGCTCGGCGTGTCGGCACTGCTCGATGGGCCGATGAAGGACCCGACTGCCATGGGCTGGCCGCAGAGCGTATCGCTGCAGCCTGACCTGGAGCTCGGCAAGCTCATCGAGCAGGCGCGCGTGCACACCGGCCTGCTCTGGGCGGCGGCGCTGGCGGTGATCGTCTGGGCAATTTTCAAGTACACGGTGCTGGGCTTCGACATCCGCGCGGTCGGCGCGAACGCGCGCGCGGCAGAATTTGCGGGCGTGCCGGTGACGCGCACCGTGGTCATGGTGGCACTGCTTTCGGGCGCGCTGGCGGGGCTGGCCGGCGCCATCGAGGTGGCGGGCCGCACCAGCTACGTCACGCTCGACATGTCGCCGGGCTACGGCTACACCGGCATCGTGATTGCGATGCTGGCCGGGCTGCACCCGCTGGGCGTGATTGCCGCGGGCGTGTTCGTGGCGGGCGTGCTGGTCGGTGCGGACACCATGAGCCGCGCAGTGGGGGTGCCGACCTACATCGCCGACGTGATCGTCGCCGCCTCGCTGATCGCGGTGCTGGTGGCAATGCTGCTGACGCAATACCGGGTGCGACTCAAATGA
- a CDS encoding ABC transporter permease: protein MTDLLDILANPAFWVAVLRIATPLILGTLGVLLCERAGVLNLGIEGIMVAGAFTGWLAVYAGAPLWAGVGVAALTGMVFGLLHAFLTVGLALSQHVSGLGITLLATALSYFGYRVSFPKVNTPPTITPFAPMDWLPLPILNAQTSLTLFALLLVPAIAWVLYRTPLGLALRMVGENPQAAESQGVSVAGTRTGAIVAGSALMGMAGSFLTLSAFNAFFFNMVNGRGWICVALVVFASWRPGKALLGALLFAFFDALQLRLQQSGDAVLPYQIYLMLPYLLSILALVLVARKASYPQALMKPYRKGER, encoded by the coding sequence ATGACCGATTTGCTCGACATCCTCGCCAACCCCGCCTTCTGGGTCGCGGTGCTGCGCATCGCAACACCGCTCATCCTCGGCACGCTGGGCGTGCTGCTGTGCGAACGCGCGGGCGTGCTCAACCTCGGCATCGAAGGAATCATGGTCGCGGGCGCATTCACCGGATGGCTCGCGGTGTATGCCGGCGCGCCGCTGTGGGCCGGCGTGGGGGTGGCTGCGCTCACGGGCATGGTGTTCGGGCTGTTGCATGCCTTTCTCACCGTCGGACTCGCCCTGTCGCAGCATGTCTCGGGGCTTGGCATCACGCTGCTGGCGACCGCACTCAGCTACTTCGGCTATCGCGTGAGTTTTCCGAAAGTGAACACGCCGCCGACCATCACGCCTTTCGCGCCCATGGACTGGCTGCCGCTGCCCATCCTGAATGCGCAGACATCGCTCACCCTGTTCGCGCTGCTGCTGGTGCCTGCCATTGCGTGGGTGCTGTACCGCACGCCGCTCGGCTTGGCGCTGCGCATGGTCGGTGAGAACCCGCAGGCGGCCGAAAGCCAGGGCGTATCGGTCGCGGGCACGCGCACCGGGGCGATCGTCGCGGGTTCGGCGCTGATGGGCATGGCCGGCTCGTTTCTCACGCTTTCCGCGTTCAACGCTTTTTTCTTCAACATGGTGAACGGCCGCGGCTGGATCTGCGTGGCGCTGGTGGTGTTTGCTTCATGGCGGCCCGGCAAGGCCCTGCTGGGGGCGCTGCTGTTCGCTTTCTTCGACGCGCTGCAGCTTCGGCTGCAACAATCGGGTGATGCCGTGCTGCCCTACCAGATCTACCTGATGCTGCCGTACCTGCTCTCGATCCTCGCGCTGGTGCTGGTGGCGCGCAAGGCCAGCTACCCGCAGGCGCTGATGAAGCCTTATCGCAAGGGGGAGCGCTGA
- a CDS encoding amidohydrolase family protein, with the protein MLDLLITNATLPDGRTGMSVAVQGGRIAEVTAGLDAPAHEKLDAQGLLLSPHFVDPHFHMDATLSYGLPRVNESGTLLEGIALWGELKPLLKAEALIERALAYCDWAVAKGLLAVRSHVDTSDPSLLAVDALLDVKRQVAPYLDLQLVAFPQDGVLRSAGGVDNLTRALDKGVDVVGGIPHFERTMADGAASVTLLMELAAERGKLVDMHCDESDDPLSRHIETLSAETWRLGMQGRVTGSHCTSMHSMDNYYVSKLLPLIAQSGVSVVSNPLINITLQGRHDTYPKRRGMTRVPELMAAGVNVAFGHDCVMDPWYGMGSGDMLEVAHMGLHVAQMTSQAGIRQCYEAVTTNAARVMHLEGYGIAAGCDASFVLLQARDAVEAIRLRATRLKVFRKGKLLAETPAATAALHLPGRGQTTSWMIRKP; encoded by the coding sequence ATGCTCGACCTGCTCATCACCAACGCCACCCTCCCCGACGGCCGTACCGGAATGTCTGTTGCCGTACAGGGAGGCCGCATCGCCGAAGTGACGGCAGGCCTCGACGCGCCCGCCCATGAAAAGCTCGACGCCCAAGGCCTGCTGCTCTCGCCGCACTTCGTCGATCCGCATTTCCACATGGACGCAACGCTGAGCTACGGCCTGCCGCGCGTCAACGAAAGCGGCACGCTGCTCGAAGGCATTGCACTGTGGGGCGAGCTCAAGCCGCTGCTCAAGGCCGAGGCGCTGATCGAACGTGCGCTGGCGTACTGCGACTGGGCGGTGGCCAAGGGGCTGCTGGCCGTGCGGTCGCATGTGGACACGAGCGACCCGAGCCTTCTTGCGGTCGACGCGCTGCTGGATGTCAAGCGCCAGGTCGCGCCGTATCTCGATCTGCAGCTCGTGGCCTTTCCGCAGGACGGTGTGCTGCGCTCGGCCGGCGGCGTCGACAACCTGACGCGCGCGCTCGACAAGGGCGTGGACGTGGTCGGCGGCATTCCGCATTTCGAGCGCACCATGGCCGATGGCGCGGCCAGCGTCACGCTGCTGATGGAGCTTGCGGCCGAGCGCGGCAAGCTGGTCGACATGCATTGCGACGAGTCGGACGATCCGCTCTCGCGCCACATCGAAACCCTGTCCGCCGAAACCTGGCGCCTGGGCATGCAGGGCCGCGTGACGGGCTCGCATTGCACGTCGATGCACTCGATGGACAACTACTACGTGAGCAAGCTGCTGCCGCTCATTGCGCAGAGCGGCGTCAGCGTCGTTTCCAACCCGCTGATCAACATCACCCTGCAGGGCCGCCACGACACCTACCCCAAGCGCCGCGGCATGACCCGCGTGCCCGAGCTCATGGCCGCGGGCGTGAACGTCGCCTTCGGCCACGACTGCGTGATGGACCCGTGGTACGGCATGGGCTCAGGCGACATGCTCGAGGTGGCGCACATGGGGCTGCACGTGGCGCAGATGACCAGCCAGGCCGGCATCCGACAGTGCTACGAGGCGGTAACCACCAATGCTGCGCGCGTGATGCACCTTGAAGGCTACGGCATCGCGGCAGGCTGCGACGCGAGCTTTGTGCTCTTGCAGGCGCGCGATGCGGTCGAAGCGATCCGGCTGCGTGCCACCCGGCTCAAGGTATTCCGTAAAGGAAAGCTGCTGGCGGAAACGCCGGCCGCCACGGCCGCGCTGCACCTTCCGGGCCGCGGGCAGACCACCAGCTGGATGATTCGAAAACCCTAG
- a CDS encoding GNAT family N-acetyltransferase, with the protein MSASENDRGAVRRLTTADAAAYRALMLEAYATHPSAFTTTVDERAGLPLRWWEERLGANTGEASVVFGAFDEAAMLVGAAGLSFEARQRARHKATLFGMTVATTARRAGFGRRLVLAVLAHARSLETLRLVQLTVTEGNSTAQVLYERCGFQVFGVEPLAIAVDGALLAKVHMWCDLRGAPPQ; encoded by the coding sequence TTGTCCGCTTCTGAAAACGACCGAGGCGCCGTTCGCCGCCTGACAACAGCCGACGCCGCGGCCTACCGCGCCTTGATGCTCGAGGCCTACGCCACGCACCCGAGTGCCTTCACCACCACGGTGGACGAGCGCGCCGGGCTGCCGCTTCGCTGGTGGGAAGAGCGGCTGGGTGCCAATACAGGCGAGGCCAGCGTGGTCTTTGGTGCGTTCGACGAAGCGGCCATGCTGGTGGGCGCGGCGGGCTTGAGCTTTGAAGCAAGGCAACGCGCCCGGCACAAGGCCACGCTCTTCGGCATGACCGTGGCAACCACTGCGCGCCGCGCCGGCTTTGGCCGCCGGCTGGTGCTTGCGGTGCTGGCGCATGCACGCTCGCTCGAGACGCTGCGTCTGGTTCAGCTCACCGTGACCGAAGGCAACAGCACTGCCCAGGTGCTCTACGAGCGCTGCGGATTCCAGGTTTTCGGCGTCGAACCGCTGGCCATTGCGGTCGATGGCGCGTTGCTGGCCAAGGTGCACATGTGGTGCGATCTCAGGGGCGCACCGCCGCAGTGA